A single window of Psychrobacter raelei DNA harbors:
- the ruvX gene encoding Holliday junction resolvase RuvX: protein MLNDASNKENANSDVAADAAAHPEQTVLLGLDYGVKKMGMALGNTVTQDARPFDILAMNNGQPADWDNLLGIIDTWRIGRVVVGLPLNMDGSSSMIAKRAHKFARRLAHRLMEQRIHVPVQLFDERLTSVEAREMAWELGLIKNERDPIDDISACLLLQSYLANPDHAEDIATYKAD, encoded by the coding sequence ATGTTAAATGATGCGTCAAATAAAGAAAATGCAAATAGTGACGTGGCCGCTGATGCTGCTGCTCACCCAGAACAAACCGTGCTTTTGGGGCTAGATTATGGGGTCAAAAAAATGGGCATGGCGCTTGGCAACACCGTCACTCAAGATGCACGCCCCTTTGATATCTTGGCGATGAACAATGGCCAACCTGCTGACTGGGACAACCTACTGGGTATTATTGATACTTGGAGGATTGGACGGGTGGTGGTGGGCCTACCGCTAAATATGGATGGCAGCAGCTCAATGATTGCCAAACGCGCCCACAAGTTTGCTCGCCGCTTGGCGCATCGCTTAATGGAGCAGCGCATTCATGTACCTGTGCAGTTATTCGATGAGCGTCTGACCTCAGTAGAAGCGCGTGAGATGGCATGGGAGCTTGGCCTCATAAAAAACGAGCGTGACCCCATCGATGATATCTCCGCCTGCCTGCTGCTTCAAAGCTACTTGGCCAATCCCGATCACGCCGAAGACATTGCCACTTACAAAGCAGACTA
- a CDS encoding YqgE/AlgH family protein translates to MTLDNLTHHFLIAAPSMPDERFAQSLVYICRHDRHGVLGLVVNRPIFDTQVGHLLDNLDIEVTDTSVMYDTPLDGGPVYPEVGFVLHTGQPTWASSFPISENVCITTSKDILQNIAAGSAGIGHYHLCLGHASWHEGQLEKEISQGDWLVSPGDLSLLFEIPFEERWRHAAEKIGVHLDFLSDEVGRA, encoded by the coding sequence ATGACCCTTGATAATTTGACCCATCATTTTTTAATCGCCGCACCAAGTATGCCCGATGAGCGTTTTGCACAGAGTTTGGTGTATATTTGTCGTCACGACCGGCATGGGGTGCTGGGCTTGGTGGTCAATCGTCCCATTTTTGACACTCAAGTGGGCCATTTGTTAGACAACCTAGACATCGAAGTCACAGATACCTCAGTGATGTATGACACGCCGCTAGATGGTGGGCCTGTGTACCCTGAGGTAGGCTTTGTGCTGCATACCGGCCAACCCACATGGGCGTCCTCTTTTCCCATTTCAGAAAACGTGTGCATCACCACCAGCAAAGATATCCTGCAAAATATCGCAGCAGGTTCAGCCGGTATCGGCCACTATCATCTGTGCTTGGGGCACGCCAGCTGGCATGAGGGGCAACTTGAAAAAGAGATTTCCCAAGGCGACTGGCTGGTAAGCCCAGGCGATTTGTCCTTATTATTTGAAATACCCTTCGAAGAGCGCTGGCGTCATGCGGCAGAAAAAATCGGGGTACATTTAGATTTTCTAAGCGACGAGGTCGGCCGCGCCTAA
- a CDS encoding DNA repair protein RecN, whose amino-acid sequence MLTSLTLQNFALINHHELSLYDGFNVITGETGAGKSLLLDALSLCIGGRADTSMVRHGKDNADIYAQFEFVLPATKNRSTTAKDSANNNTEPSANSNDKGTVALIQDWFERHEREFDGEILIRRQLSSNGRSKAWLNGVPVSLTELKELGAMLVNIHSQHAQQALLKPAFVVQWLDNIAGLQPLAAQTEHAYRAYQKLKRQAEEVAAKEAHRNDRIELLNSQLADISPLLAVDYEQVEAEHDELSNLEALMLEASHAVQLLDNDSDDPDAMDLLGKAIRLCDNQSDVSPTFSQASESLHLAQQHVSEAAALLTDYAEQQLPDPERLEELNALISLGHRLSRKHGLPASNLVQEAQIWQQELDGLVNQPSSEVLEAQIQDAWAEFKHLALTLDTARQQVAPSIGEKLVAQLQPLALPNARCEFVFTPKDESHYNAQGAHDIELMFSANVGMPMQPLYKIASGGELSRMALVMQVLLATHQTLDGQSAHSQNQHSDFSEPMLVFDEVDVGISGGTAQVVGELLRQLGSRRQLLAITHQAQVAAQAHQHILVQKHHDTKEGQTTSQIDIISHDAQVDELARMSGGVNITEITREHARSLLADVSSE is encoded by the coding sequence ATGCTAACTTCGCTGACACTGCAAAACTTTGCCTTAATCAATCACCATGAGCTCTCCTTATACGACGGTTTTAACGTTATTACTGGAGAAACTGGCGCGGGTAAATCCTTATTATTAGATGCGCTCTCCTTATGTATTGGCGGCCGAGCAGACACCAGTATGGTACGTCATGGCAAGGACAATGCTGATATCTATGCTCAGTTCGAATTTGTGCTACCGGCTACAAAAAATCGCTCAACTACAGCCAAAGATAGTGCCAATAATAATACCGAACCCAGTGCCAACTCTAACGACAAAGGCACAGTGGCACTGATACAAGACTGGTTTGAGCGTCACGAAAGGGAATTTGACGGTGAGATATTAATTCGTCGCCAATTAAGCAGCAATGGCCGCTCAAAAGCTTGGCTTAACGGAGTGCCTGTCAGCTTAACCGAATTAAAAGAGCTGGGCGCTATGCTGGTTAATATTCACAGTCAGCACGCTCAGCAAGCTTTATTAAAGCCAGCATTTGTGGTGCAGTGGCTCGATAATATCGCCGGTCTTCAGCCCTTAGCGGCACAAACTGAACACGCATATCGAGCCTATCAGAAGCTAAAACGCCAAGCTGAAGAGGTCGCTGCCAAAGAGGCGCATCGCAATGACCGTATTGAGCTGTTAAACAGTCAATTGGCAGATATATCACCGTTATTGGCGGTTGATTATGAGCAAGTAGAAGCGGAGCATGATGAGCTATCAAACCTAGAAGCTTTGATGCTTGAAGCCAGTCATGCGGTGCAATTATTAGACAATGATTCTGATGACCCAGATGCCATGGACCTGCTGGGTAAAGCCATCCGCTTATGTGACAATCAGTCGGATGTCAGCCCCACGTTTAGTCAAGCCAGCGAATCGCTACATTTGGCGCAGCAACACGTCAGTGAGGCCGCCGCCTTATTGACCGATTATGCTGAGCAGCAGCTGCCGGACCCTGAGCGTCTCGAAGAGCTGAACGCTTTGATTAGCCTTGGCCACCGCTTATCACGCAAACATGGGCTTCCAGCAAGCAACTTGGTGCAAGAGGCACAAATCTGGCAGCAAGAGCTTGATGGCTTGGTCAATCAGCCAAGCTCTGAGGTACTAGAGGCACAAATTCAAGACGCTTGGGCCGAGTTTAAACACCTCGCTTTGACGTTAGATACCGCGCGTCAACAAGTGGCACCCAGCATAGGCGAGAAGCTGGTGGCTCAATTACAGCCGCTGGCGCTACCCAATGCCCGCTGTGAGTTTGTATTTACCCCAAAAGATGAGAGTCATTATAACGCTCAAGGGGCACACGATATTGAGCTGATGTTCAGCGCTAACGTGGGTATGCCGATGCAGCCTCTATACAAGATTGCGTCAGGGGGTGAGTTGTCACGTATGGCGCTGGTGATGCAGGTCTTACTGGCCACTCACCAGACATTAGATGGTCAGTCTGCGCACTCTCAAAATCAACACAGTGACTTTTCTGAGCCGATGCTGGTGTTTGATGAGGTGGATGTGGGTATCAGCGGCGGCACCGCTCAGGTAGTGGGAGAACTGCTGCGTCAATTGGGCAGCCGCCGTCAGCTGTTGGCCATTACCCACCAGGCTCAAGTTGCCGCTCAAGCACATCAGCACATCTTGGTACAAAAGCATCATGATACCAAAGAGGGCCAAACCACCAGTCAAATTGATATCATTAGCCATGACGCTCAAGTGGATGAGCTGGCACGCATGTCAGGTGGGGTTAATATTACTGAAATTACCCGTGAGCATGCGCGCAGTCTCTTAGCTGATGTCAGCAGTGAGTAG
- a CDS encoding pyrimidine/purine nucleoside phosphorylase yields the protein MPTTYDQVSVVKNATISYDGRCSSHTVLFEDGSKKMLGIILPCDEHVREYEFATHTSERMEITSGECEVKITGEDEFTYYRAGQAFVVAGDSSFALRTEQIVQYICHLEG from the coding sequence ATGCCGACGACTTATGACCAGGTTTCTGTCGTAAAGAATGCAACCATCTCTTATGATGGACGCTGTAGTAGCCACACGGTATTATTTGAAGATGGCAGCAAAAAAATGCTGGGCATCATACTACCTTGTGATGAGCATGTCCGTGAGTATGAATTCGCCACCCACACCTCAGAGAGAATGGAGATTACCTCAGGAGAGTGTGAAGTAAAAATCACCGGAGAGGATGAGTTTACTTATTATCGCGCTGGCCAAGCTTTTGTTGTCGCAGGGGACAGCAGCTTTGCGCTACGTACTGAACAAATTGTGCAGTATATTTGTCACCTAGAAGGGTAG
- the rlmB gene encoding 23S rRNA (guanosine(2251)-2'-O)-methyltransferase RlmB → MAKPVHFYGIHAIHALLSHRPTDAMALFIQQGRAHKDSSTQDEADSTFEEILQLAEQMGVSIQEASRDKLTALCGSPQHQGVVLNARPLAMADEGEITSLAQSDDALFLVLDQITDAHNLGACLRTAAAMGVDAVICPKHHSASLTPTVAKVSVGAMEIMPVIAVTNLARCIENLKQAGVFVYGTALDATAKALPDVDLKGKVAIIMGSEGEGMRRLTTERCDELVYIPMTGNKHGSLQSLNVSVATGMVLYEVSRQRHQP, encoded by the coding sequence ATGGCAAAGCCCGTCCATTTTTATGGCATTCACGCAATTCACGCTTTGTTGTCGCACCGTCCTACCGACGCCATGGCTTTATTTATTCAGCAAGGCCGTGCTCACAAAGACAGCAGCACTCAGGACGAAGCCGACTCTACTTTTGAAGAGATTTTACAATTGGCTGAGCAGATGGGGGTGAGCATCCAGGAGGCCAGCCGTGATAAGCTGACCGCATTGTGCGGTAGTCCGCAGCACCAAGGTGTGGTACTCAATGCCCGTCCGTTAGCCATGGCCGATGAAGGTGAGATTACAAGTCTTGCTCAATCAGATGATGCCCTATTTTTGGTGTTAGACCAGATTACGGATGCGCATAACCTAGGTGCCTGCTTGCGTACGGCAGCGGCGATGGGTGTTGATGCGGTGATTTGCCCTAAGCACCATTCAGCGAGCCTCACACCAACTGTGGCCAAAGTATCGGTAGGTGCCATGGAAATCATGCCAGTCATCGCTGTGACTAATCTGGCACGCTGTATTGAGAACTTAAAGCAAGCAGGGGTGTTTGTTTATGGTACGGCGCTTGACGCCACCGCTAAGGCTCTGCCAGATGTGGACCTAAAGGGTAAGGTGGCCATCATTATGGGTTCAGAGGGTGAGGGCATGCGCCGCTTGACCACCGAGCGCTGTGATGAGCTGGTGTACATTCCCATGACTGGTAATAAGCATGGCTCACTACAAAGCTTGAATGTCAGTGTGGCCACGGGCATGGTCTTGTATGAAGTGAGCCGTCAGCGTCATCAGCCTTAA
- the coaE gene encoding dephospho-CoA kinase (Dephospho-CoA kinase (CoaE) performs the final step in coenzyme A biosynthesis.): protein MTYASAATLDSYINDAQEEPVIDPPQKFETFYVSKPIIGLTGGIGSGKTAVSNWFATQGIDVVDADVVAHQIMHKGSPTLQALVEALGEWVVDAQGEMNRRAVREHVFANNKALLTLESITHPAIRQEIKNQLSQAQSAYVILSAPLLLESYEAGLVSLCDRVLVVDASEETQLKRASSRDTQSIDKIKAIMANQLTREARIEQADDVVCNNGDLDALYAQLLPLHHNYLNLKKM from the coding sequence ATGACATACGCCAGCGCCGCCACTTTGGACTCTTATATCAATGATGCTCAAGAGGAGCCTGTGATTGACCCGCCACAAAAATTTGAAACCTTTTATGTCAGCAAGCCCATTATCGGTCTAACCGGCGGTATTGGCAGTGGTAAAACCGCCGTCTCTAACTGGTTCGCCACTCAGGGCATCGACGTGGTAGATGCCGATGTGGTCGCCCATCAAATTATGCATAAAGGCAGCCCCACCCTACAAGCACTGGTAGAGGCCTTAGGAGAGTGGGTTGTTGATGCGCAAGGAGAAATGAACAGACGCGCAGTTCGCGAGCATGTGTTTGCCAATAACAAAGCACTACTAACTTTAGAATCGATCACCCATCCTGCCATCCGTCAAGAAATCAAAAACCAGCTCAGTCAAGCTCAGTCGGCATACGTTATCTTGTCAGCGCCCTTGCTGCTTGAGAGCTATGAAGCAGGCCTGGTGTCTTTGTGTGATAGAGTACTGGTGGTCGATGCCTCCGAGGAGACGCAGCTTAAACGTGCCAGCAGCCGAGATACCCAAAGCATAGACAAGATCAAAGCCATTATGGCCAATCAATTGACCCGAGAGGCCCGTATCGAGCAGGCCGATGACGTGGTGTGTAACAATGGCGACTTAGATGCGTTGTATGCGCAATTACTGCCGCTGCATCACAACTATTTAAACCTAAAAAAAATGTAG
- a CDS encoding A24 family peptidase, which produces MQFWQVWQFFEPHNLATPDVFALGVFAIVGLCVGSLLNVVIYRTPLILQRQWRLGSLQFLQSQPDVPADALAPVAACITQDMPLSLWRPSSQCPQCHTPIAWRHKLPIISWLWLKGRCASCRRRIGLRYPLIELLTAVLSVLVIYQLGMSLAGLCALVFLWLLIALVGIDFETQYLPDNLTYPLAILGLMVNSHSVFVSPSLSIWGLILGYLSLWVVVKVFYLFTRKQGMGQGDFKLLAALGAWLGPFMLPFVILLSSVLGTIMGLILLKKRRESQPFAFGPYLALAGLVALLYGEALMHWYLRRY; this is translated from the coding sequence ATGCAGTTTTGGCAAGTCTGGCAGTTTTTTGAACCGCACAATTTAGCGACGCCTGATGTATTTGCTCTTGGTGTATTTGCCATAGTGGGCTTGTGTGTGGGCAGCTTATTAAATGTGGTGATTTATCGCACCCCATTAATACTGCAGCGGCAGTGGCGACTGGGCTCACTACAGTTTTTGCAATCGCAGCCTGATGTGCCAGCGGATGCGCTAGCGCCTGTGGCTGCCTGCATCACCCAAGATATGCCATTGTCGCTGTGGCGCCCAAGCTCACAGTGCCCGCAGTGTCATACGCCCATTGCTTGGCGTCACAAATTGCCTATTATCAGTTGGCTGTGGCTAAAAGGCAGATGCGCCTCTTGTCGCCGCCGCATTGGTTTGCGTTATCCGTTGATTGAGCTTCTGACCGCCGTGCTGAGCGTTTTGGTGATTTACCAATTGGGCATGTCGCTTGCCGGCCTTTGTGCCTTGGTATTTTTGTGGTTATTAATTGCGCTGGTGGGGATTGATTTTGAGACGCAGTATTTACCCGATAATCTGACCTACCCCTTAGCTATCTTGGGGCTTATGGTGAACAGCCACAGCGTTTTTGTGTCGCCAAGCTTATCTATTTGGGGGCTAATCTTAGGCTATCTTAGTCTATGGGTGGTGGTGAAAGTATTTTATTTATTTACCCGCAAGCAAGGTATGGGCCAAGGCGATTTTAAGCTACTGGCGGCTCTGGGAGCTTGGCTTGGGCCATTTATGCTGCCATTTGTCATCTTGCTATCTTCCGTGCTCGGCACTATCATGGGGCTTATATTGCTAAAAAAACGACGGGAGAGCCAGCCCTTTGCTTTTGGTCCTTATTTGGCGTTAGCGGGCTTGGTTGCACTGTTATATGGTGAGGCGTTGATGCACTGGTATTTGCGACGCTATTAG